The sequence below is a genomic window from Sorangiineae bacterium MSr12523.
CAGGAAGTCGACAAGTTGGTCGGGGAGCTGGAGACCCATATTGGTTCGGTGGGGCCGCTGTCCCGCCGGCACCTCGCCCTCGGTCTGGTGGCCCTCATGGTCGGGGGACTCAGCCTGGCCCGCGCGCTGCGCGGCACCGAGCTTTCGGACGAAGTGCTGCGCGCATGCCGCGCGCTCGGGGCCTTCGCCGCGCGCTCGACGGTGGTCTGAACCAGGCCTCCGCGTTACTCGCCGCGCTGGCGCGCGCGGAAGGCGCGGGCTTTCGCGGCACCGCCGCACGTGCGCATCTCGCACCAGCGGCGCAGGTGGTTGCGGCTCGTGTCGACGAAGAGCCAGCCGCACGCGTCGCCTTCGCATTCGCGCAGCGCGTGAAGGCGCCGTCGCGAGCGAACGAGGGCGAGCGCCGACCATGTGACCCGTTCGAGAACGCCGCACCCGGGCGCGTCGTCCGGCCACACGAGGGCCAGGTGCGGCGACTCACGCGTCTCACGCGACCGCGGCGAAAGCTGCGCCGCCGAAAGTGTGCGCTTCGCCTCGCGCTCGAATGCGCGAAGGGCGGCCTCGGAGGGCTCGTGGCCATGCGCCAGGGGCAAGAGCAGGCGGCGCAGGACGAGGCGCAGGCGCTTCGCATCGTTGATCAGCGAGGCAGGGGCGCCCTCCTCCGAGATGGCGCGCGCCTCGGGAAGCTTCGCCGCGCGCGCCCAGCCTGCGAGCGCAGCGGCATCCGTCAGCCACTCTTTGATCTCGGCCTCCCCATTCCAGGAGGAGGTGTTCACGAAATCGAGACAGAGGGCTCCACCGACGAACGTAAACATCGCGCCTGCCAGTCTACTTCGACGGCGCCAGTCCGAGCTCGCTCATCGCCACGCGGTAGATGTCGCCCTTTTTCCCGTCGCCGATGCCGGCCACAGCACGCTCGTCGCGCGGGTCGTCGAAGCGCTCGCCGAGGGGACCCTGGTAGGGCCGCGTGCTGCTGAAATAGAGCCACTTTCCATCGGGGGTGACGCTTTGATTGAACTCGCGTGCGGGCGTATTCAGCGCACTCAAGGGGCGCGCCTTCTCCCAAGCGCCGTCGATGCGGCGGCTGACGTAAAGGTCGTAGCTGCCGACGGAGTCGGCGCGCCGCAGGGCGCTGAAAATCAGGTAGCTCTCGTCCGGCGCGATCCACGGCTCCACCTCGTGGCCCTGCGTGTTGATCGCCTCCCCGAGGTTTTCCGGCTCGAGGTAGGTGCCATCGACCTTGCGCGCCACCCAGAGATCCGAGCCGCCGCGGCCTCCCGCGCGCTCGCCCCCGAAATACAGGTTGCCATTGGCAGCGACCATGGGGGACCAATGATCGACCTTGGCGTCGTTGAACGGTGCCGCGAGGCGCTGGGCATCGCCCCATGCGCCGTCGGCCTGGCGTTCGGCGAACCAGATGTCGAACGTGGGGCGCACGGCCCCGCGCCCCGACAAGGGGCGGTTCGAAATGAAGAATACCGTTTTGCCATCGGGCGCAATGTGCGGATCGGCATTGCTGCCCTGGGTGGCGAAACGCGGTTTGAGCGGCGGAGACCAGCGGCCCGACGGATTGCGGCGGGTTTCGAAGATGTCGAAAGCTTCGAAGGCATCGTCCGCGCGGCAGTGAAGGACATCGGTTTGGTCAGGGGAGAAGGCCAAGAAGAAGTCCCACGCGCCGGTGGTGAAAAGGCCTGCGCCGTACAGCTCGGGCCCTTTGTTCGCGGCAGGTGGCGGTGGAGAAGCGTGGCAAGCGCCGAGGGCGAAGGTCAAGGCGATGTAACCAATGAAACGGCACATACTGGTGACGTACGGGATCGCGCCCGCGCTGTCAACGCAGGGCGGCAGCGATCGCGATCCAGACGATCAGCGATCCGGCGGATCATTCGCAAATCCAGCGAAATGTCACCGGTGTCAATTGGAATGGCCGCTGCATCCATGACCCCGCGGAGGGACCCATGCGAAATCCGTTGTGGCTAGGGGCCATGCTCGTGGCAACGTCGTTCTGGAACTGCGCGCCGCTGGAGGGTGACGCCGTCGAGGAAGCCCGAGCGACCGACGAAACCCGTGAAGCCCAGGAGGCGAAGGCACCGCTCGCGCCGGCGGTGTTCACGCACCCCGGTGTCTTGGTCAGCCGGCAGCAGCTCGACTTCGTTCGCCAGCAGGTGAACGCCGGCGCCCAGCCTTGGGCGAACGCCTATTCGCAAATGCTTTCCCATTCGCTGGCATCGCCATCGCGGACGCCGCACCCTCGCTCCGTCGTGGAGTGTGGCCCGTATTCCAATCCGAACATCGGCTGCACCGACGAACGCCAGGATGCCTTGGCTGCTTACGCCAATTCCCTGGCCTGGTACGTCTCGCGCGATGCCAAATATGCGAACAAGGCCATCGCCCTCATGGACGCATGGTCATCCACGATTACCGATCACACGAACAGCAATGCACCGCTGCAGACGGCATGGTCCGGCTCCGCGTGGTCGCGGGCGGCGGAGATCATCCGGCATACCGGGGCGGGCTGGTCGCAGACCGGCATCAATCGATTCGCCACCATGCTGCGCAACGTGTACCTACCGGAAATCATCAATGGGCGCCCCAGCACCAATGGCAATTGGGAAGCGACCATGATGGAGGCCGCCATTGGCATTGCCGTTTTTCTCGAAGATCGCACCGCTTACGATCGCGCGGTGAGCATCTTCCGCACGCGGGTGCCCGCGTACATTTACCTCACCTCCGACGGGGCTTTGCCCAAGCCGCCGCCGAACAGCGGCATCGACACCCGGCAGGAGATCATCAATTATTGGCAGGGCCAATCGACGTTCGTCGACGGGCTGTCGCAGGAGACCTGCCGCGATTTCACCCATACCGGCTACGGGCTCGCGTCCATTGCCAACTTCGCCGAAACCGCACGGCACCAGGGGCAAGATCTCTATCCCGAGATCCAAGATCGATTGCGTCAGGCGATGGGATTCCATGCCAAGTACGAGCTTGGGGAGGCTCCGCCGTCGTGGCTATGCGGAGGCACCGTTCATCGAGGTTTGGGGCCTACCTTCGAAGTGGGATTCAATGCCTTGCACAATCGGCTAGGCTTTGCGATGCCCAATACGCAACGCTACGTGGAGCAGCACCGACCGTCGGGCACGAATGTGCTCTTCATCGGCTGGGAAACGCTCACCCACGCCAACAATCCCTACTGAACGACGAGGGCGGTCCGCCCGGGCGAGCGACGTGATAGGAGACACGTCGTGCATCGGCTCGGGATGAGATTGACCATAGCGGCCGCAGGGGTTCTGCTGGCTTTCGACGCGAGCGCCGCCCCGGGCTCGGAGGTCCCGTTGCATGTGCAATTCGCGCCGGACAGCGCATGCATCGACGACGACGCTCTGGCGCGCGAGCTACGCGGGCGCGGGCTTCGTGTGGCCGATCCCGGGGAAAGCGCGGCGGCCGATGTCAAAGTGCAAGCGCGTCCCACGGGGCCTGGCTACGAAGCGACGATGGTGCTGATGACGCCAGGCGATGCGCCCGCCGTGCGGGTCATCGCCGCGGCGTCGTGCGAAGAGGTATGGAGCTCGTTCGCGTTGGCCCTCGCATTGGCGCTCGCGCAGCTTCCCGACGCGCCCGTGGATCGCGCGCCGCCACCACCGGCGCCCGAGCCTCCGCCTCCTCCTCCCGCGCCCCCCGAGAAAAAGCTGCTCTTCGATGTGGCGGCGCTGACCAGGGTGAATCTGGGCGTGACGCCCGATCCAGCCATCTCGATCGGCTTGGCGGCCGACGTCGAGTTTCGCCGCGACAAGGGGATCTTCGCCTCCCGCGCCCGCTTGGGAATTCTCGCCCTCCCCGCGTCGGCCTCGTCCCAGGGCAAGTACGCCCTGCAATCGGTTGAACTCGGTTTTTGCCCGCTGCGCGTGAACTTGCCCGAGGTGGTGCACTCCCCCGTGGTGGTGCGCCCGTGCGGCAGCTTGGAAATGGGGCGTTTGCAAGGCGCCGCCGAGGGCCAGGCGGCCGGGGAGCTCGGCGCCAGCTTCTGGTTTGCCCTGAAAACGAGCCTTTCTGCCCGCTGGGTCCCGACGCGGCCGCTCTTCATCGAGGTCGAGGCCGGCCTGGGACTCCCTGTTTCGCGGCCCGCCTTCTCGTATGGTGGGGCGGTAATATTCGAAGTTCCTTGGATTATCGGTCACACTGGGATTGTTGCGGGCGTGCTGTTTCCGTGATCCGGGGGAGTCGATGGCGGACACATTGTCTTCAAGATCCGTGTCCCAAGCTGTTCTTCACGCCGACTATCCAGGGGATTCCGAGTCCGTGGACCCCGACCTGCTCGATCCCGATGTTTTCGACGATGAATCATCGAACGATGGGCCGGGCCAGGCCATGGACCCCGTGCGGGTCGCGCGCCTCGTTCAAGCGCACCACGCCTTCGTGTGGCGCTCGCTCCGCCGCCTCGGTGTGATCGCGAGCGACGTGGACGATGCGACGCAGAAGGTCTTTCTCGCCGTCACGCGCAAGTGTGCGGGTGTGCCGCCGCATCGGGAGCGCTCCTTCCTTTTTGCGACCGCCGTGCGCATTGCCGCGAACGAGCGTCGCGCCCAGAGCCGCAAGCGTTACGCTGGTGCGGAGGATCTCGATGTGTACGGAGGCGAGGGACCAAGTCCTGAACAAACCACCGCCGATCGGGCACTCCTCGACAAGATACTCGCGCCGCTGCCGCTCAACCTTCGCAGCGTTTTCATTCTTTTCGAGCTCGAGCAAATGACGAAGCAGGAAATCGCAGCCGTGCTCGACCTCCCCGAAGGGACGGTCGCCTCGCGTTTGCGGCGCGCCCGCGAGCTGGTGGAGGCGACGATTGCGCGTTTGCGTGCGGCGCAGAATGGACGAGGTGCAACGTGAGCGACCTTCGCCGCTTCCGTGAGCTTCACGAGGACGACGCCATCGGCGCAGCGTTCCGCTCGGCCGATCGCGATGGGCCCGAGACCGGGGCCGACACGAAGCTGCTCGCCGCGCTCGGCGTGGGTGTTTCGGCCATCGCCATGGCCGCCGCCACCGCGCCCGCCGCGACGACGGCCGCCGCCGGGGCTGCAGGTGCCGCGGGGGCCGCAGGTGCAGGCGGTTCGGGTGTCCTCGCCAAGGTGGGCGGCGGGGCGGTGCTCGCCAAGTGGGTCGCGGGCTCCGTGCTCATCGTGTCCACGTCCGTGGTGGGGACCCTGCTCGTCGAGTCACCGAAGAAGGCGCCGGCCACCACGTCGGTGGCTGCCCCTTCGGCATCTGCCAAGGCCCACGTGGCGGCGGCGCCGCCGCGCGCTGCGGAGCCGGAAGCGCCCGCGGTGGAAGAGCCCCCGGCACCCGCGTCGTCGGCGGTGGAGGAAGCTCCGCCCGCACCGGCCACGGTGGTGACGCCTCCGCGTGTTCATGCCTCGGCGACGCCGACTCAGGTTTCGGGGGGCTCCGCCGCCTCGAGCCCCCGAGAGCGGCGCGCGGGGGAAGCGCCGATGGTCGAGTTGCCGAAGCCTGCCCCGGCCCAAGCCGAAACGGCGCCGGAGACGCAAGATCCGGCCGATTTGGATCACGCACGGGGGATGATGGCCTCGGCGCGATCGCTCGCACCCGAGTTGAGCGAGTTGGAACACGTGCGCTCGTTGCTCGCCGCAGGCCGCGCATCGGACGCGCTGGACGCCGTCGATACGTACCGGCGCGCCTTTCCCAAGGGCATTCTCATGCAAGAGTCCGAGGTGCTGCGGCTCGACGCGCTCGTTCGCCTGGGGCAGCGTGATGCCGTGGAACGCGAAGGCCGCGCATTCTTGAATCAGCATCCGCAAAGCCCGCAAGCCGCACGCGTTCGTGCGCTACTCTTGCGCAACGATCAGGACCGGCCCCGCGAGCGGGTCCTGGGGGCCCCGCCGCAGACGAAATGACCTCGAGCCACACTGCCCGCGCGTTGATTCTCATCTGTAGTCTCGCCGCGCTGGCATGCCGCGAGGAGGTCTCTCTCGGGAACCCTCCGTGGGAGGCGCCGCCTCCTTCCGCCCCGGCACGGTGGTGCGAACGGGGTCAGGATGCGGGGACGTTCAGTGTGGTGGGCGCGGAGTACGGGTCGATTCGCGCCATGTTGGCGGAGCCGTCTAGCGGTGTGTACGTGGTCGCCGCGCGCGATGGTGCGGCGGGAACGGTCTTGCAGGTGCAACACGGCTCCCCCATCGTCAAGGGCACGGTGGGGCTTGGGCCTGCGCATATGGCTCTGGGCAAGGACAGCATTTACGTCACCAGCTCCCAGAGCGGCCAGGTGTTCCGGGTTTATTATGGCGAGCCGCCAAGGGTCGAATCGATCTCGGGGCGACAGAACGTGGGCGCCATCGCCGCAGGTCCGTACGGCGAGGTTTACTGGGCAAGGGCCACCGAGAACGGGTTGATTGAACGTTACGATTTCCAATCGGATCGTCCGGCGGAAGTTTTGTCCACATGGTTTCCAACCGCGCTCGCCTTCGATGGTAGGTCGCTCTACGTCAGCGGCCAGGGGCCGATCATCGTGTACCCCGCGTACTCCGGACAGTCGACCCTCCCCGGTCGGTGCGATGGTCGGATGCTCGCGCTGACGGAGCGGGATATTTTTTGCGCCGACGGCGGTGCAATCAACCAGATTCGCCGAGAAGTGCCGTATTCGGTCAACACGCGCGCGAATTTCCCGGATGCAACGGTGTTCGATCTCGTGGCAGCCGCGGGGCGCTTGTTCTTTCGCGTGGTGCCGCGCGAGGCGCCCTCTGGATCGACGCGCATCATGTCCATGCCCCTCGATGTGCATGCCGAGCCTACGATCTTCGCGACGGTGCAAGGTGATGGGCAATTCCTCGTGGCGGACAAATGCAATTTGTACATGAGCGTAGGCGGAAACTCGATCATGCAATGGCCACTATGAAA
It includes:
- a CDS encoding Xaa-Pro aminopeptidase, which encodes MCRFIGYIALTFALGACHASPPPPAANKGPELYGAGLFTTGAWDFFLAFSPDQTDVLHCRADDAFEAFDIFETRRNPSGRWSPPLKPRFATQGSNADPHIAPDGKTVFFISNRPLSGRGAVRPTFDIWFAERQADGAWGDAQRLAAPFNDAKVDHWSPMVAANGNLYFGGERAGGRGGSDLWVARKVDGTYLEPENLGEAINTQGHEVEPWIAPDESYLIFSALRRADSVGSYDLYVSRRIDGAWEKARPLSALNTPAREFNQSVTPDGKWLYFSSTRPYQGPLGERFDDPRDERAVAGIGDGKKGDIYRVAMSELGLAPSK
- a CDS encoding CGNR zinc finger domain-containing protein, whose amino-acid sequence is MFTFVGGALCLDFVNTSSWNGEAEIKEWLTDAAALAGWARAAKLPEARAISEEGAPASLINDAKRLRLVLRRLLLPLAHGHEPSEAALRAFEREAKRTLSAAQLSPRSRETRESPHLALVWPDDAPGCGVLERVTWSALALVRSRRRLHALRECEGDACGWLFVDTSRNHLRRWCEMRTCGGAAKARAFRARQRGE
- a CDS encoding alginate lyase family protein, whose protein sequence is MRNPLWLGAMLVATSFWNCAPLEGDAVEEARATDETREAQEAKAPLAPAVFTHPGVLVSRQQLDFVRQQVNAGAQPWANAYSQMLSHSLASPSRTPHPRSVVECGPYSNPNIGCTDERQDALAAYANSLAWYVSRDAKYANKAIALMDAWSSTITDHTNSNAPLQTAWSGSAWSRAAEIIRHTGAGWSQTGINRFATMLRNVYLPEIINGRPSTNGNWEATMMEAAIGIAVFLEDRTAYDRAVSIFRTRVPAYIYLTSDGALPKPPPNSGIDTRQEIINYWQGQSTFVDGLSQETCRDFTHTGYGLASIANFAETARHQGQDLYPEIQDRLRQAMGFHAKYELGEAPPSWLCGGTVHRGLGPTFEVGFNALHNRLGFAMPNTQRYVEQHRPSGTNVLFIGWETLTHANNPY
- a CDS encoding sigma-70 family RNA polymerase sigma factor, with the translated sequence MSQAVLHADYPGDSESVDPDLLDPDVFDDESSNDGPGQAMDPVRVARLVQAHHAFVWRSLRRLGVIASDVDDATQKVFLAVTRKCAGVPPHRERSFLFATAVRIAANERRAQSRKRYAGAEDLDVYGGEGPSPEQTTADRALLDKILAPLPLNLRSVFILFELEQMTKQEIAAVLDLPEGTVASRLRRARELVEATIARLRAAQNGRGAT